One Pleurocapsa sp. PCC 7327 DNA segment encodes these proteins:
- a CDS encoding flippase, whose amino-acid sequence MFKKLAQVNQKLSPELRKVIGNIGWLSVEKIFTIVMSLFVGIYTIRYLGTESFGKLSYGVSFVSLFEAIAKLGLDGIVIRNLVQKEESIQEILGTAFVLKLIGSLVTIVLVGCAAFTFNHDSQLRWIILIIAVGLLFSSFDAIDYWFQSKVKSGAIAITRSFQLILSSLARILFIVLGLPLIAFVWLILADVILKAIGMIWIYTKSDRSILRWKFNGSKAIEMLKDSWPLIFSGLTIALYMKIDQVMLGNMTSNEEVGNYAAAVRLSEVWYFIPMVICSSVFPAILRAKIRSKHEYYSKLQQLYDLMAWISLLVAIPMTFGSEILMTALLGEPYKRAGEILALHIWAGLFVFLGVAVSQWWMAENLTKFSAISTSLGAGTNIVLNFLLIPSYGGVGAAIATIISYAIASHVLCLICPFTFKTGWMLTKALFVPLRISKNLTYLSQLKKYIV is encoded by the coding sequence ATGTTTAAAAAATTGGCTCAGGTCAATCAAAAGCTTAGCCCTGAGTTACGCAAGGTGATTGGAAATATAGGATGGCTATCGGTAGAAAAAATCTTCACGATTGTAATGTCTTTATTTGTGGGGATTTATACGATCCGATATCTTGGAACGGAAAGCTTCGGCAAACTCAGTTACGGTGTTAGCTTTGTGAGTTTATTTGAGGCAATTGCTAAGTTAGGGTTGGATGGAATCGTAATCCGCAATTTAGTCCAAAAAGAAGAGTCAATCCAAGAAATATTAGGTACGGCTTTTGTACTGAAGCTTATTGGTAGTTTAGTGACGATTGTCTTGGTTGGCTGTGCTGCCTTCACTTTCAACCATGATTCTCAACTTCGCTGGATAATTCTCATTATTGCTGTTGGATTATTATTTAGCTCTTTTGATGCGATTGATTATTGGTTTCAGTCAAAAGTCAAGTCAGGTGCGATCGCAATAACGAGAAGCTTTCAACTAATTTTAAGTTCATTAGCTCGGATATTATTTATCGTACTTGGACTTCCTTTGATAGCATTTGTTTGGTTAATTTTGGCAGATGTTATCTTAAAGGCAATTGGTATGATTTGGATTTATACAAAGAGCGATCGATCAATTTTACGCTGGAAATTCAATGGGTCAAAAGCCATAGAAATGCTTAAAGATTCATGGCCGCTCATCTTTTCTGGTCTAACGATTGCTCTTTATATGAAAATCGATCAAGTAATGCTAGGTAATATGACAAGCAATGAAGAGGTAGGGAATTATGCAGCAGCAGTGAGATTATCAGAAGTTTGGTATTTTATTCCAATGGTAATTTGCTCTTCTGTATTTCCAGCAATTCTTCGTGCAAAAATCAGAAGTAAGCACGAATATTATTCTAAATTACAACAACTATACGATTTAATGGCATGGATTTCATTATTAGTGGCAATACCGATGACATTTGGCTCAGAAATTTTGATGACTGCCTTGTTAGGCGAGCCTTACAAAAGAGCAGGAGAGATTTTAGCCTTGCACATCTGGGCAGGACTATTTGTATTTTTAGGTGTCGCTGTTAGCCAATGGTGGATGGCAGAAAACTTGACGAAGTTTAGCGCTATATCAACATCATTGGGAGCTGGAACTAATATCGTATTAAATTTTTTATTAATCCCATCTTATGGTGGTGTGGGAGCAGCAATAGCAACTATCATATCTTATGCCATTGCTTCTCATGTCTTATGTCTTATTTGTCCTTTTACCTTTAAAACTGGCTGGATGCTAACTAAGGCTTTATTTGTGCCGCTACGAATCTCTAAAAATTTAACCTACCTCAGTCAGTTAAAAAAATATATAGTTTAA
- a CDS encoding FkbM family methyltransferase produces MLKSKIKQKIWILLRWVFARKKFYRLNKILYQLSLNGLGILNYENKRVSGEYNFLATVVKNLDKNAVVLDIGANIGEYSNLIKKMRPDTQLFAFEPHPKTFKILEKHAKLHNYCAFNLACGKEKAKLKLYDYEELNGSQHASLFSEVIEEIHGSKFIEYEIEVINLDSFIKEQNIKKINFIKIDVEGNEYSVLEGLYEAIKNNLVEIIQFEFNEMNVVSRSFFKDFYGILSEYTLFRMLPDGIVPLEKYNPLFCEIYAFQNIVAIHKKLNCVSKKMDIVV; encoded by the coding sequence ATGTTGAAAAGTAAAATTAAACAAAAAATTTGGATTCTATTAAGATGGGTGTTCGCAAGAAAAAAATTCTATCGTTTAAATAAAATTCTATATCAACTAAGCTTAAATGGTTTAGGTATTTTAAATTATGAAAACAAGCGAGTTAGTGGAGAGTATAATTTCCTAGCAACAGTTGTAAAAAATCTTGACAAGAATGCAGTTGTCCTAGATATAGGAGCCAATATAGGAGAGTATTCAAATTTAATCAAAAAAATGAGACCAGATACACAACTTTTCGCTTTTGAACCTCATCCTAAGACTTTTAAAATTCTAGAAAAGCATGCAAAATTACATAATTATTGTGCTTTCAATTTAGCCTGCGGCAAAGAAAAGGCAAAATTAAAATTATATGATTACGAGGAATTAAATGGATCGCAACATGCTTCTCTTTTTAGTGAAGTTATAGAAGAAATTCATGGCAGCAAATTTATTGAATATGAAATAGAAGTTATAAATTTGGATAGCTTTATCAAAGAGCAAAATATTAAAAAAATTAATTTTATTAAAATTGATGTTGAAGGTAATGAGTATAGCGTTCTAGAAGGACTTTATGAGGCAATAAAAAATAATCTTGTTGAAATAATTCAATTTGAGTTTAATGAAATGAATGTTGTTAGTAGAAGTTTTTTTAAAGATTTTTATGGAATATTATCCGAATATACATTGTTTAGAATGCTTCCTGACGGAATTGTTCCATTAGAAAAGTATAATCCACTCTTTTGTGAAATTTATGCTTTTCAAAATATAGTAGCAATACATAAAAAATTAAATTGCGTATCTAAAAAGATGGATATCGTAGTTTAA